One Bos taurus isolate L1 Dominette 01449 registration number 42190680 breed Hereford chromosome 25, ARS-UCD2.0, whole genome shotgun sequence genomic window carries:
- the PRSS22 gene encoding brain-specific serine protease 4, whose amino-acid sequence MDAIKTAGPPACGKRLQLNRIVGGEDSSDAEWPWVVSIRKNGTHHCAGSLLTSRWVLTAAHCFKDNLDKPTQFSVLLGAWQLGNPGPRSQEVGIAWAQPHPVYSWKEGSRADIALVRLERAIQFSERVLPICLPDSTVQLSPDTNCWIAGWGSVHDGVPLSHPQTLQKLKVPIIDSATCSRLYWRGAGQGAITEDMLCAGYLEGERDACLGDSGGPLMCQVEGTWLLAGVISWGEGCAQRNRPGVYISLAAHRSWVQRIVQGVQLRGRSQRGGPTGRRGRALGARRPRGAERRRAD is encoded by the exons ATGGATGCTATCAAGACAGCCG GCCCCCCAGCCTGCGGGAAGCGCCTGCAGCTGAACCGGATCGTGGGAGGCGAGGACAGCTCGGACGCCGAGTGGCCCTGGGTTGTGAGCATCCGGAAGAACGGCACCCACCACTGCGCGGGCTCCCTGCTCACCAGCCGCTGGGTGCTCACGGCCGCCCACTGCTTCAAGGA TAATCTGGACAAACCAACCCAGTTCTCTGTGCTGCTGGGAGCCTGGCAGCTGGGGAACCCTGGCCCAAGGTCCCAGGAGGTGGGTATCGCCTGGGCACAGCCCCACCCTGTGTACTCCTGGAAGGAGGGCTCCCGCGCTGACATCGCCCTGGTGCGCCTGGAGCGCGCCATCCAGTTCTCTGAGCGCGTCCTGCCCATCTGCCTGCCCGACTCCACCGTCCAGCTCTCTCCGGACACCAACTGCTGGATTGCCGGCTGGGGGAGCGTCCACGATGGAG TGCCCCTGTCCCACCCTCAGACCCTCCAGAAGCTGAAGGTCCCCATCATCGACTCAGCCACCTGCAGCCGCCTGTACTGGCGGGGAGCCGGGCAGGGCGCCATCACCGAGGACATGCTGTGTGCTGGCTACCTGGAGGGGGAGCGCGACGCCTGTCTG GGCGATTCCGGAGGCCCCCTGATGTGCCAGGTGGAGGGCACCTGGCTGCTGGCGGGCGTCATCAGCTGGGGCGAGGGCTGTGCGCAGCGCAACCGGCCCGGGGTCTACATCAGTCTGGCCGCCCACCGCTCCTGGGTGCAGAGGATCGTGCAGGGAGTGCAGCTCCGCGGGCGCTCGCAGCGGGGCGGGCCCACAGGCCGCCGGGGCCGGGCCCTGGGGGCGCGGCGCCCTCGCGGGGCCGAGAGGCGCCGCGCGGACTAG
- the LOC107131805 gene encoding collagen alpha-1(III) chain, which yields MCFLDPRVWGQGGNMPKEGGRKPLLPVGALPITQGPEHGLLREAGPGGWAVLCAPQAGLPGPKGHGRFPRTPAGTGSPVPPSSQSWKQGLKEQVQAPGIHLGPRGPANLTTSDLSFMGPSTGRILDAGPRLPVLPANVAPGDPQYRAGTLTQCTPGLRVGVGRRKGPRTHRENCPGGPCWGGVGTSPGPGARAGEVRWETELHPPAPRAHPQLTCGGHGPRGPLGLPQSSWLPWRGCTLEGWAGRDRAQPRTSDVSPPLFLLLCLLHVRPALDILGLLSCPSREMAERRPGTAGSSEATPS from the coding sequence ATGTGCTTCCTGGACCCTAGGGTGTGGGGACAGGGCGGGAACATGCCGAAAGAGGGCGGCCGGAAGCCGCTGTTACCTGTTGGAGCCCTTCCAATCACCCAGGGGCCAGAACATGGCCTCCTGAgggaggctgggcctgggggctgggccgTCCTGTGCGCACCGCAGGCTGGCCTTCCGGGCCCTAAGGGGCATGGTCGCTTCCCGAGGACGCCCGCCGGGACTGGATCTCCggttcctccctcctcccagagtTGGAAGCAGGGGCTCAAGGAGCAAGTACAGGCCCCAGGCATCCACCTGGGACCAAGGGGCCCTGCTAACCTCACAACCTCTGACCTCAGCTTCATGGGCCCAAGCACGGGCAGAATCCTGGACGCTGGACCAAGGCTCCCAGTCCTACCAGCAAATGTTGCCCCGGGGGATCCACAGTATAGAGCAGGGACCCTGACCCAGTGTACTCCTGGCCTTAGGGTCGGGgtgggcaggagaaagggacccAGGACCCACAGAGAGAACTGTCCTGGGGGCCCCTGCTGGGGAGGTGTTGGCACAAGTCCTGGGCCTGGGGCAAGGGCTGGTGAGGTCAGGTGGGAGACGGAGCTCCACCCTCCTGCCCCTCGAGCCCATCCCCAGCTGACCTGTGGCGGCCATGGTCCTCGGGGGCCCCTTGGTCTCCCGCAGTCTTCCTGGCTTCCTTGGAGGGGTTGCACCCTGGAGGGCTGGGCCGGTAGGGACAGGGCCCAGCCTCGCACATCAGACGTGTCTCCTCCTCTGTTtctcctcctgtgtctcctacacgtGCGCCCAGCCCTGGACATTCTCGGGCTCCTGTCCTGCCCTTCCAGGGAGATGGCGGAGAGGAGGCCGGGGACAGCAGGCTCGTCTGAGGCCACCCCCTCCTAG